One region of Primulina tabacum isolate GXHZ01 chromosome 17, ASM2559414v2, whole genome shotgun sequence genomic DNA includes:
- the LOC142531321 gene encoding NAC domain-containing protein 54-like has protein sequence MAPVGLPPGFRFHPTDEELVNYYLKKKIQGQEIELDIIPEVDLYKCEPWELAEKSFFPSRDPEWYFFGPRDRKYPNGFRTNRATRVGYWKSTGKDRRVMSQNRAIGMKKTLVYYKGRAPQGIRTDWVMHEYRLDDTTSPSCIQDTYALCRVFKKNGLCSDVDDQQGQPSNIPLLDYSQGVVITTEIETMSPEFPLASSPTMCMEEEEEDKDDSWMQFITDDVWCGEEGSRIAFAN, from the exons ATGGCTCCAGTGGGATTGCCTCCAGGTTTCAGGTTCCATCCCACTGATGAAGAACTTGTGAATTATTATCTCAAGAAGAAGATTCAAGGCCAAGAAATCGAACTCGATATCATACCTGAAGTTGATCTATACAAATGTGAGCCATGGGAATTAGCAG AGAAATCTTTCTTCCCAAGTAGGGATCCGGAGTGGTATTTTTTTGGGCCAAGGGACCGCAAGTACCCGAACGGATTCAGAACGAATAGGGCAACCCGCGTCGGGTACTGGAAGTCTACTGGGAAAGACAGGAGGGTAATGAGCCAGAATAGGGCTATTGGGATGAAGAAAACATTGGTTTATTACAAGGGTAGAGCTCCACAAGGAATAAGAACCGATTGGGTTATGCACGAGTATCGGCTCGATGACACCACCTCTCCTTCCTGCATCCAG GACACGTACGCTTTATGCCGTGTTTTCAAGAAAAATGGGTTGTGTTCTGACGTAGACGACCAGCAAGGGCAGCCTAGTAATATCCCATTGCTCGACTATTCGCAAGGAGTCGTCATCACAACCGAGATCGAAACAATGTCACCTGAGTTTCCATTGGCATCATCTCCCACCATGTgcatggaagaagaagaagaagacaaAGATGATTCATGGATGCAGTTTATTACAGATGATGTGTGGTGTGGCGAAGAGGGGTCTCGAATTGCTTTCGCAAACTAA
- the LOC142531080 gene encoding uncharacterized protein LOC142531080, with translation MAAAMKKSAVLYHYPCPDGAFAALAAHLYFTHCPTVTNPPPLFFPNTVYSPLRLEDLPLHKIDAVYLLDFVGPPGFFQKLSSNVERVVVLDHHKTALEILGSAAPISGNEIKVLDMERSGATIAYDYFMEKLLCGDVPFNKDCALAEFQQMRRIFEYIEDGDLWRWRLPHSKAFSSGLKDLNLEFDFSLNPKLFQQLLSLDLDSVIRRGMSSLAKKQRLINEVLKQSEEIALGGGSFGHCLAVNADSVYELRSEIGNQLANKSREMNLRGIGAVVYRVPELLNDQLLKISLRSVDDEDTTPISQEYGGGGHQNASSFVLSRVEYQQWKVSVNI, from the exons ATGGCGGCGGCGATGAAGAAATCAGCCGTGTTATATCACTACCCTTGCCCCGACGGTGCCTTCGCCGCCTTGGCAGCTCATCTTTACTTCACGCACTGTCCAACTGTGACCAATCCTCCACCTTTATTCTTTCCAAACACCGTTTACTCTCCTCTCAG ATTAGAGGATTTACCCCTACATAAAATTGACGCTGTGTACCTCCTGGATTTTGTGGgtcctccgggtttctttcaGAAGCTGTCTTCAAATGTTGAAAG GGTTGTGGTATTAGATCATCACAAGACAGCACTTGAGATCTTGGGTTCGGCTGCACCAATTAGTGGAAACGAGATTAAAGTGTTAGATATGGAGAGGAGTGGAGCTACTATAGCTTATGATTATTTCATGGAGAAACTCTTGTGTGGGGACGTCCCCTTTAATAAAGATTGTGCCTTGGCTGAATTTCAGCAAATGAGGAGAATATTTGAATACATCGAAGATGGAGATTTATGGAGGTGGCGCCTTCCCCATAGTAAAGCATTTAGCAGTGGTTTGAAGGATTTGAACCTTGAGTTTGATTTCAGTTTAAACCCCAAATTGTTCCAACAG TTGCTCTCATTAGACCTCGACTCTGTTATACGTCGAGGTATGTCAAGTTTGGCAAAAAAGCAGAGGCTTATTAATGAGGTTCTAAAGCAGTCAGAGGAAATTGCACTTGGTGGTGGATCTTTTGGGCATTGCCTG GCTGTCAATGCAGATTCTGTATACGAATTACGAAGTGAGATCGGAAATCAATTAGCTAATAAAAGCCGCGAAATGAACTTGAG GGGAATTGGAGCTGTTGTATACCGAGTACCCGAGCTCCTGAATGACCAACTTTTGAAGATCAGCCTAAGGAGTGTCGATGATGAGGATACCACCCCCATATCACAG GAATATGGAGGTGGAGGCCATCAAAATGCCAGTTCATTCGTGTTGAGCAGGGTGGAATACCAACAGTGGAAGGTTTCTGTTAACATATGA